The proteins below are encoded in one region of Desulfovibrio sp. JC010:
- a CDS encoding LysR substrate-binding domain-containing protein: MKPLPPLSPLVSFRAAAANLSFTKAAAELHLTHGAVSKAVKQLEEYYGLKLFHRRNRAISLTSKGRFLFQHVDRMLNELEEVSEQMRIAENGQRISVSCEPSLSMRWLMPHLEHFHKKFPGTEIHISTAGGPIDLSSEGVHLAIRRSDFSWPAGYHALPLGRERIGPVCSPSYWQKNKHQALKILHTRTRKEAWSDWEQYSGKILDAESEQFYDHFYFSLQAAVAGLGMGMGPEPLVADDLESGLLVAPYGFVETPISYVVLSLNKIDEDKQLNDFVSWVREHIPLEKAGVG; encoded by the coding sequence ATGAAACCACTCCCACCCCTAAGTCCGCTGGTCAGTTTCCGGGCGGCAGCAGCCAACTTGAGCTTCACCAAAGCAGCCGCAGAACTACACCTGACCCATGGCGCAGTCAGCAAGGCCGTGAAACAACTGGAAGAATATTACGGCCTGAAACTCTTCCACAGGCGAAACCGGGCAATATCCCTGACTTCAAAGGGACGCTTCCTTTTTCAGCACGTAGATAGAATGCTGAATGAGCTTGAAGAAGTGAGCGAGCAGATGCGCATAGCCGAGAACGGACAGAGAATCTCAGTTTCCTGCGAACCATCCCTGAGCATGCGCTGGCTCATGCCCCATCTGGAACATTTCCATAAGAAATTTCCCGGCACTGAAATTCATATTTCCACAGCCGGAGGCCCCATTGATTTATCCTCAGAAGGGGTGCATCTAGCCATACGCCGTTCGGATTTTTCATGGCCCGCAGGCTACCATGCCCTGCCGCTGGGCAGGGAACGCATAGGACCTGTGTGCAGCCCGTCATATTGGCAAAAGAATAAACACCAAGCCCTGAAAATCCTGCATACCCGCACCCGTAAAGAAGCATGGTCGGATTGGGAACAATATTCCGGCAAAATTCTTGATGCAGAATCAGAACAATTTTACGACCACTTTTATTTCAGCCTGCAGGCGGCAGTAGCCGGACTGGGCATGGGCATGGGACCGGAGCCGCTTGTGGCAGATGACCTTGAAAGCGGACTGCTTGTGGCTCCATACGGGTTCGTGGAAACTCCCATTTCATACGTGGTGTTATCATTGAATAAAATTGATGAAGATAAGCAGCTGAATGATTTTGTTAGTTGGGTGCGGGAACATATTCCTTTGGAGAAGGCGGGGGTGGGGTAG
- a CDS encoding ATP-dependent 6-phosphofructokinase — MVKKATKAEQINTEIPVLGKAKIPSPLKRCVFIEDKERTLVNLAEEEMDSSSGNDVYQEFEKAGPRAFTYFDPSKTKCAVVTCGGLCPGLNDVIRSIVLEAHYLYKVPAVLGIKFGLQGFIPKYGHDVVELTADKVANIHQFGGTILGSSRGPQDPEEVVDALERMNISVLFMIGGDGTMRAAQKIVEEIEKRQIRISIIGVPKTIDNDISFVTKSFGFDTAVDKATEAIQSAHVESVGVVNGIGLVKLMGRESGFIAAQATLALKDVNFVLVPEHPFEFDGEYGLLRSLEKRLDERQHAVIVCAEGAGQEQCEYTGEKDASGNPVLCDVCTLIIRRIKDYFKDVGKDITLKFIDPSYIIRSVPANANDCVYCGFLGQHAVHAAMAGKTGMVVSRLQARYVHLPLDVVTIKRKKLNIKSDYWRAVLESTGQGHLRNDMEKDICDF, encoded by the coding sequence ATGGTTAAAAAAGCTACCAAAGCAGAGCAGATCAATACTGAAATACCGGTGCTGGGCAAGGCCAAGATTCCTTCCCCGCTTAAGCGTTGTGTGTTTATTGAGGATAAGGAACGGACTCTGGTCAACCTTGCTGAAGAGGAAATGGATTCATCCTCCGGCAATGATGTTTATCAGGAATTTGAGAAAGCCGGGCCAAGAGCTTTCACATATTTTGACCCCTCCAAAACCAAGTGCGCAGTTGTAACCTGCGGCGGCCTCTGCCCCGGTCTGAACGATGTTATCCGTTCTATCGTGCTGGAGGCGCATTACCTGTACAAGGTGCCTGCGGTGCTGGGTATCAAGTTCGGCTTGCAGGGCTTCATCCCCAAGTACGGACATGATGTTGTGGAGCTTACCGCCGACAAGGTTGCCAATATCCACCAGTTCGGCGGTACCATCCTCGGTTCCTCCCGCGGCCCTCAGGACCCGGAAGAGGTGGTGGATGCCCTTGAACGTATGAATATTTCCGTGCTCTTCATGATCGGCGGGGACGGCACCATGCGCGCGGCCCAGAAGATCGTGGAAGAGATTGAAAAGCGCCAGATCAGGATTTCCATCATCGGGGTCCCCAAGACCATTGATAACGATATCAGCTTCGTCACCAAATCTTTCGGTTTTGATACCGCAGTAGATAAGGCCACCGAGGCTATCCAGTCAGCACATGTTGAATCCGTGGGCGTCGTCAACGGCATCGGGCTGGTCAAGCTCATGGGCCGTGAGTCCGGTTTCATTGCCGCACAGGCCACACTGGCCCTCAAGGATGTAAACTTCGTGCTCGTGCCTGAGCATCCCTTTGAATTTGACGGGGAGTACGGTCTGCTGCGTTCCCTTGAAAAACGTCTGGACGAGCGTCAGCATGCGGTAATTGTCTGCGCCGAAGGTGCCGGGCAGGAACAGTGCGAATATACCGGGGAGAAGGACGCCTCCGGCAACCCGGTGCTTTGCGATGTCTGCACCCTGATCATCCGCCGCATCAAGGACTACTTCAAGGATGTGGGTAAGGACATCACCCTGAAATTCATTGACCCCAGTTATATCATCCGCTCAGTCCCGGCCAATGCCAACGACTGCGTTTACTGCGGTTTCCTCGGCCAGCATGCTGTTCACGCGGCCATGGCCGGAAAGACCGGAATGGTTGTCAGCCGCTTGCAGGCCCGCTACGTGCACCTGCCGCTGGATGTGGTAACCATCAAGCGCAAGAAGCTGAACATCAAGTCCGACTACTGGCGCGCAGTTCTCGAATCCACCGGTCAGGGCCATCTGCGCAATGACATGGAGAAGGATATTTGCGATTTTTAG